The sequence below is a genomic window from Cobetia sp. cqz5-12.
GTTCCGCTTCGCGATCCAGCAGGTATTGGGTCAGCAGGCCCACCGGGCGGCCGCTGGCGCCTTTCTGCTTGCCGGACATCCAGGCGGTGCCGGCGATGTCCAGATGTGCCCACGGGAAGGTGTCCGCGAAGCGGGACAGGAAGCAACCTGCGGTGATCATGCCGGCTTCCCGGCCGCCGATGTTGGCGATGTCGGCGAAGTTGGAATCCAGCTGTGCCTGATACTCGTCCCACAGCGGCATGTGCCAGGCGCGGTCCCAGGCTTCTTCGCCGGCGTCGAGCAGGTCGAGTGCCAGGTCATCGTCGTTGGAGATCAGGCCGGTGGCGTGATTGCCCAGCGCGATGACGCAGGCGCCGGTCAGGGTGGCGATGTCGACGACGCTGGCCGGCTCGAAGCGCTCGGCGTAGGTCAGCGCATCACACAGCACCAGACGGCCTTCGGCGTCGGTATTGAGGACTTCGACGGTAAGGCCCTTCAGGGTCTTGATGATGTCGCCCGGCTTGGTGGCGCGGCCGTCCGGCATGTTCTCGGCGCTGGCTACGATGGCCACCACGTTGAGCTTCGGCTTGAGTTCCAGCACGGTGCGCATGGTACCGAACACGCTGGCCGCGCCGCCCATGTCGTACTTCATCTCGTCCATGCCGGCGCCCGGCTTGAGCGAGATGCCGCCGGTATCGAAGGTGATGCCCTTGCCGACCAGCACGTGCGGAGCTTCGTTCTCGTCTTCCGCGCCGCGGTATTCCATCACGATCAGGCGGCTCGGCTCTTCACTGCCGCGGCCGACCGACAGCAGGGACAGGGCGCCGAGCTCCTCGAGCTCTTCCTCGCCGAGCACGGTCACTTTCAGGGCGCCATCCGAGGCGGCACCCAGTTGCTCGGCACGCTCGCCCAGGTAGCGCGGCGTGCAGATGTTGCCCGGCAGATTGCCCAGCGTGCGCGCTTCATTGACGCCCATGCCGATGGCAGCACCGACGCGCAGGCCGGCTTCCAGTTCGGCCTGGCGCTGCTTGTCGGCACTAACCACGCTCAGGCGGGTCAGAGAGACGGGCTCGCCTGGCTTGCTCTTCATCTCGGTGAAGCGATAGGCGGTACGCAGCGCGCTCTCGGCGATCATGCGCGCCATCCAGTCAGCCTCACGCAGCTCGAGATTCAGTTCGAGGCCAGCGAAGGCCGCATCTTCGATGGGCAGCTTGAGCAGGGCGGTCATGGCGGCGTCGAGACCACGCTTGTAACGGCTTTCGTCGAGCTTTTCCTCACTGCCGAAACCGGCCAGCAGCAGGCGCTGAGCGCCGAGGCCCGGAGCGAAGGGCACCAGCAGGGTATTGCCGAGCTCGGGCTTGAAGTCGCCGCGCTCGATCAGCTGGGAAATCAGCTTCTCGCTGGCATCGTCGAGTCGTGCCGCAGCACCGGTGAGGTCGCCCTCGATGACAGGTACCACGATGCAGGCGGTTTCAAGCTGGGCCGGATTGGCAGTGACTACAGGAAATTCCATGGCAACTCCACGCGCGCGAGTGAGGGTACGAAGATGAACAGTACAAGGATGAAGGATGTCGTCAGGCCAGGCGTGCCCGGCTCGCGGCGACATCGGGGTCATGGTCTGGATGGGGGCGCAGACCGCTCATGACAAGCTGAGCTGGCATGCACGAGTGAGGGCAGTCCATCATGTCAGGCTGTCCACGTGCAATGCCTGGAGCCGCGACAAGGCAGCATCCTTTCTGGATAATGCTGCTGCATGAGGGGGAGCCGCTCCCGTCCAGTCTTCAGACCCGTGCCGCCAGTGTACGCAAAGGCTGCGCGCCATGCATGAGGGGGATGATGCCTTCATGTGATCACGACCATTCCTCCACCGGCTATCATCGATCTGGTCAACACGCTCGCTTGCGAGCGGGAAACAGGAGTTCCACTTGATCATCTTCCGCTACCTGACACGCGAGATACTCACCACCATGGCCGCCGTGGCCGGGGTGCTGATGCTTGTCATCATGGGCAGCCGATTCATCCGCTATTTCAGTGATGCGGCGGAGGGGGATTTCCCGGCGTCGATTCTCGGCAGCCTGATGCTCTATCACCTGCCGGGGTTCTTCGAACTGCT
It includes:
- a CDS encoding leucyl aminopeptidase; this translates as MEFPVVTANPAQLETACIVVPVIEGDLTGAAARLDDASEKLISQLIERGDFKPELGNTLLVPFAPGLGAQRLLLAGFGSEEKLDESRYKRGLDAAMTALLKLPIEDAAFAGLELNLELREADWMARMIAESALRTAYRFTEMKSKPGEPVSLTRLSVVSADKQRQAELEAGLRVGAAIGMGVNEARTLGNLPGNICTPRYLGERAEQLGAASDGALKVTVLGEEELEELGALSLLSVGRGSEEPSRLIVMEYRGAEDENEAPHVLVGKGITFDTGGISLKPGAGMDEMKYDMGGAASVFGTMRTVLELKPKLNVVAIVASAENMPDGRATKPGDIIKTLKGLTVEVLNTDAEGRLVLCDALTYAERFEPASVVDIATLTGACVIALGNHATGLISNDDDLALDLLDAGEEAWDRAWHMPLWDEYQAQLDSNFADIANIGGREAGMITAGCFLSRFADTFPWAHLDIAGTAWMSGKQKGASGRPVGLLTQYLLDREAELSAPQEETV